The region TGCTCGGTGCCGGAGCCCTTCTGGAGATAGTCGGTGACGCCGGCGGAGATGGCGTCGCTGGCGATGGCCTCACTGCCCTTGCCGGTGAACAGGATGAACGGCAGGTCGGGATACCGCTCTCGGACAGCCCGGAAGAACTCGAGTCCGTTCATGCCGGGCATGTTGTAATCCGAGACGACACAGTCGGGCGGGTGATCACGTATTCTTTCCAATCCTTCCTCGGCGCTGGTCGCTGTCTCGACAGTGAACTGGTCGTCCTCTCGTTCGAGGAACGTCGCGGTGAGATCAGCAAAATCGGACTCATCCTCGACGTGCAGAACCTCTATCAGTTCTACGGTCTCACTCTGGACTTGTGCCTCACTCATGTTTCAGCCGAGATAGTTTCCGGATCGATCCAGACGATGTGTCCGTCTTCCCGGGTGACGAGGCCGTTGACCATTGCCTCGTCGACTGCTTCGACAGAGTCGGATTCGATCGTCAGGATCCGGCGCACGTCCGTTACCGCCCAGCCGGAACGCCCGCCAGTCGTCATTTCGGTATCGAAGACGATCATCCTGTCCTGGCTGATCCCGTTGTCTTCGTATCCGTCTTGCAAGAGTCTGGCACTCGGATCGATGACTCTCGTCGTCTCACCTCGGAGATCGATCGCTCCTTCGACGTGCGGAGGCGAGTCCGGGATCGAAGTCACATCTTTTTTCGAGCGACTGACGACCTCGGTGACGTACTCGATGTCGATACAGTACCGTTCCTCCCCGAGTGTGAACTCGAGGATTTGGTGTGACGTCATGGGCTCACTTCTCCGCCTTGTGACCTGGCGTTTGATCCTCAGTATCAGACGTGTGGTGCCCGCCGTCGGCCGCGGCCGGCGATCCAGTTGTCGCCTCGACTGCTGTCCCAGCACCTGACCCGGTGTCGAAATCCGACACCTGGTCGTGCAGGTCTTCAGCGAGACCGGACAGTTGCTGGATGTTCTCCGAGGCTTCGGACAGGGAAGCGGTCTGTTCCTCGGTTGCGGCAGAGACGTTGCTCGCTTCGGCTGCAGTTTGCTGACTGACGCTGGAGACCTCGTCGACCATCGAAACCACTTCCTCCGAGGAGGCCGCCTGGTCGTCGGTGGCGTCGCTGATTTCTCGGATACCGCTTTCGGCCTCCTGGACGGCGTTGGCGATCTCGTCGAACATCTCGATGGCGTCCTCGATCGTATCAGACCCGCGTTGCACCTGATCGCTCATCTGCTGCATTCCCTCGACGGTATCCTCCGTCGTCGCCTGGACTTCTTCGATGCGCTGTTCGATGTCGGCAGTCGCCTCGGCAGCCTCCTCTGCCAGGGATTTGATCTCGTTTGCCACGACCCCGAATCCTTCGCCCGCCTCGCCGGCACGGGCAGCCTCAATGGAGGCGTTCAACGCGAGCATGTTCGTCTGCTCGGCGATCTCGGTGATCATCTCGACCACTTCGCCGATCTGGTCCATCTTCTCGTCGAGCGTTTCGACCTGCGTGGCTGCCTCGTCGGCCCGGGTTTCGATGG is a window of Haloarcula pelagica DNA encoding:
- a CDS encoding methyl-accepting chemotaxis protein codes for the protein MDQIGEVVEMITEIAEQTNMLALNASIEAARAGEAGEGFGVVANEIKSLAEEAAEATADIEQRIEEVQATTEDTVEGMQQMSDQVQRGSDTIEDAIEMFDEIANAVQEAESGIREISDATDDQAASSEEVVSMVDEVSSVSQQTAAEASNVSAATEEQTASLSEASENIQQLSGLAEDLHDQVSDFDTGSGAGTAVEATTGSPAAADGGHHTSDTEDQTPGHKAEK
- a CDS encoding chemotaxis protein CheW, yielding MTSHQILEFTLGEERYCIDIEYVTEVVSRSKKDVTSIPDSPPHVEGAIDLRGETTRVIDPSARLLQDGYEDNGISQDRMIVFDTEMTTGGRSGWAVTDVRRILTIESDSVEAVDEAMVNGLVTREDGHIVWIDPETISAET